In Serratia marcescens subsp. marcescens ATCC 13880, a single genomic region encodes these proteins:
- a CDS encoding PaaI family thioesterase, producing the protein MDPTKMTGLALLQAAMAGKIPPASIAETVPMKPVAVEEGYIRIAARADGRHLNPLGGVHGGFAATVLDSVTGCAVHSTLGAGIGYGTVDLQVKMLRPVPKETDLIAEGRLVYAAKNVAFAEGTLKTAEGKLLASATATCFIIRPAEQAPQ; encoded by the coding sequence ATGGATCCGACAAAAATGACCGGGCTGGCGTTATTACAGGCTGCGATGGCTGGCAAGATCCCGCCGGCCTCGATCGCTGAAACCGTGCCCATGAAACCGGTCGCGGTGGAAGAGGGGTATATCCGCATCGCGGCGCGGGCCGACGGGCGCCATCTGAATCCACTGGGGGGCGTACATGGCGGTTTCGCCGCCACGGTTTTGGACTCGGTGACCGGTTGCGCGGTGCACAGTACGCTGGGCGCGGGGATTGGCTATGGCACCGTCGATCTGCAGGTTAAAATGTTGCGCCCTGTGCCTAAGGAAACTGATCTGATCGCCGAGGGGCGTCTGGTCTATGCAGCGAAGAACGTCGCTTTCGCTGAAGGCACGCTCAAAACGGCGGAAGGGAAGCTGCTGGCTTCAGCAACCGCCACTTGTTTTATTATTCGCCCCGCCGAACAAGCACCGCAATAA
- the pgsA gene encoding CDP-diacylglycerol--glycerol-3-phosphate 3-phosphatidyltransferase, producing the protein MQLNIPTWLTLFRVVLIPFFVLAFYLPFNWAPMVCAVIFVFAAVTDWFDGFLARRWKQTTRFGAFLDPVADKVMVAVALVLVAEHYHSWWITLPAATMIAREIIISSLREWMAEIGKRSSVAVSWIGKVKTMAQMMSLVGLLWRPDRSVEYVAIGLLYIAAVLTFWSMFQYLNAARNDLLEP; encoded by the coding sequence ATGCAATTGAATATACCGACTTGGCTTACCCTGTTTCGCGTAGTTCTGATCCCATTCTTTGTGCTGGCGTTTTATCTGCCGTTCAACTGGGCTCCGATGGTTTGCGCCGTTATCTTTGTGTTTGCCGCCGTCACCGACTGGTTTGACGGCTTCCTGGCACGTCGCTGGAAACAAACGACACGCTTCGGAGCGTTTTTGGATCCGGTCGCGGATAAAGTGATGGTGGCGGTGGCGCTGGTGCTGGTGGCGGAACACTACCACAGCTGGTGGATCACGCTGCCGGCGGCCACCATGATCGCCCGTGAAATCATCATTTCGTCGCTGCGCGAGTGGATGGCGGAAATTGGCAAACGCAGCAGCGTGGCGGTGTCGTGGATAGGCAAAGTGAAAACCATGGCGCAGATGATGTCACTGGTGGGCTTGCTGTGGCGGCCGGATCGCTCCGTAGAGTATGTGGCGATTGGCTTATTGTATATCGCAGCGGTGCTGACTTTCTGGTCGATGTTCCAATATTTGAACGCGGCACGCAACGATCTGCTGGAACCGTGA
- a CDS encoding anaerobic C4-dicarboxylate transporter, which translates to MDFFLQLAVILACLLYGARKGGIALGLLGGIGLMILVFGFHLQPGKPPVDVMLVIIAVVAASATLQASGGLDVMLQIAERMLRRNPRYVSIIAPFVTCILTILCGTGHVVYTILPIIYDVAIKNNIRPERPMAASSIGAQMGIIASPVSVAVVSLVAMLSSYTFNGRHLEFLDLLSITIPSTLCGILAIGIFSWFRGKDLDKDPEFQKFISVPENHRYVYGDAATLLDRVLPRSNWIAMWIFLATIALVAVLGAFSGMRPSFGGKPLSMVLVIQMCMLMAGALIVIITRTNPASISKNEVFRSGMIAIVAVYGVAWMAETMFGAHLAQIEATLGVLVKEYPWAYALILLLVSKFVNSQAAALAALVPVALAIGVNPAYIVASAPACYGYYILPTYPSDLAAIQFDRSGTTRIGRFVINHSFILPGLIGVSVSCVFGWILAAAFGFL; encoded by the coding sequence ATGGATTTCTTTCTGCAATTAGCGGTTATATTGGCATGCCTGCTGTATGGGGCGCGTAAGGGCGGCATTGCGCTGGGGTTACTGGGCGGCATCGGTTTGATGATCCTGGTGTTTGGCTTTCACCTGCAGCCCGGCAAACCGCCGGTAGACGTGATGCTGGTGATCATCGCGGTGGTGGCGGCCTCCGCCACCCTGCAGGCTTCAGGCGGGTTGGACGTCATGCTGCAGATCGCCGAGCGGATGCTGCGGCGCAACCCGCGTTATGTCTCGATCATCGCCCCCTTCGTCACCTGCATTCTCACTATCCTGTGCGGCACCGGCCATGTGGTGTACACCATCTTGCCGATCATCTATGACGTGGCGATCAAAAACAATATCCGCCCGGAACGGCCGATGGCGGCCAGTTCGATCGGCGCGCAGATGGGCATTATCGCCAGCCCGGTGTCGGTGGCGGTGGTGTCACTGGTGGCGATGCTCAGCAGCTACACCTTCAATGGCCGCCATCTGGAATTCCTCGATCTGCTGTCTATCACCATCCCTTCGACGCTGTGCGGCATTCTGGCGATCGGCATCTTCAGCTGGTTCCGCGGCAAAGACCTGGACAAAGACCCGGAGTTCCAGAAGTTCATCTCGGTGCCGGAAAACCATCGCTACGTCTACGGCGACGCCGCTACCCTGCTGGACCGGGTATTGCCGCGCAGCAACTGGATCGCCATGTGGATTTTCCTCGCCACCATCGCCCTGGTGGCGGTGCTGGGAGCCTTTTCCGGCATGCGGCCCAGCTTCGGCGGCAAGCCACTTTCCATGGTTCTGGTGATCCAGATGTGCATGCTGATGGCCGGGGCGTTGATCGTTATCATCACCCGCACCAACCCGGCGTCTATCTCTAAAAACGAGGTATTCCGTTCCGGCATGATCGCCATCGTGGCGGTGTATGGTGTTGCCTGGATGGCGGAAACCATGTTCGGCGCGCACCTGGCGCAGATCGAGGCCACACTGGGTGTGTTGGTGAAAGAGTACCCTTGGGCCTATGCGCTGATCCTGCTGCTGGTGTCGAAATTCGTCAACTCGCAGGCCGCCGCACTGGCGGCGCTGGTGCCGGTGGCGCTGGCGATCGGGGTTAACCCTGCCTATATCGTCGCTTCGGCGCCGGCCTGTTACGGTTATTACATTCTGCCAACCTACCCCAGCGATCTGGCGGCAATCCAGTTCGATCGCTCCGGCACCACCCGCATCGGCCGCTTCGTGATCAACCACAGCTTTATTCTGCCCGGCCTGATCGGCGTCAGCGTCTCCTGCGTCTTCGGCTGGATCCTCGCTGCGGCGTTCGGTTTCTTATGA
- the uvrC gene encoding excinuclease ABC subunit UvrC: MNDRFDAKAFLSTVTSQPGVYRMYDATGTVIYVGKAKDLKKRLASYFRQQVSSRKTETLVKNIAQIDVTVTHTETEALLLEHNYIKLYQPRYNVLLRDDKSYPLIFLSADTHPRLAVHRGAKHAKGEYFGPFPNSYAVRETLALLQKLFPIRQCENSVYRNRSRPCLQYQIGRCLGPCVAGLVSEEEYRQQVDYVRLFLSGKDQQVLHQLIERMEEASKLLNFEEAARIRDQIQAVRRVTERQFVSGDSDDLDVIGVAFDAGMACLHVLFIRQGKVLGSRSYFPKVPGGTDMGEVVQTFVGQFYLQGSQARTLPGEILLDFSLPEKDLLAESLSELAGRKIQIQSKPRGDRARYLKLARTNAATALTTKLSQQSTIHQRLAELAKVLNLTEINRMECFDISHTMGEQTVASCVVFDGNGPVRAEYRRYNISGITPGDDYAAMTQVLKRRYGKALEEKKIPDVIFIDGGKGQLGMAIDVFKSLNVTWDKNKPLLIGIAKGADRKAGLETLFFVPEGEGISLPPDSPALHVIQHIRDDSHNHAITGHRQRRAKVRNTSALELIEGVGPKRRQVLLKYMGGLQPLLNASVEEIAKVPGISQALAEKIYNALKH; the protein is encoded by the coding sequence GTGAATGACCGTTTTGATGCCAAAGCCTTCCTGAGTACCGTCACCAGCCAGCCCGGCGTCTACCGTATGTACGACGCCACGGGTACGGTGATCTACGTCGGTAAAGCCAAAGACCTGAAAAAGCGTCTCGCCAGCTATTTTCGGCAGCAGGTCAGCAGCCGTAAAACCGAGACGCTGGTTAAAAATATCGCGCAAATAGACGTAACGGTTACCCATACTGAGACAGAAGCGCTGTTGTTGGAACATAACTACATTAAATTGTACCAACCGCGATATAATGTTCTTTTGCGAGACGATAAATCTTATCCGCTGATTTTTCTCAGTGCGGATACCCATCCCCGTTTGGCGGTGCATCGCGGCGCCAAACACGCCAAAGGCGAATACTTCGGGCCTTTCCCCAACTCTTACGCCGTGCGCGAAACGCTGGCGCTGCTGCAGAAGCTGTTCCCAATCCGCCAGTGCGAAAACAGCGTGTATCGCAACCGTTCGCGTCCGTGCCTGCAGTATCAGATCGGCCGCTGTCTGGGGCCTTGTGTTGCCGGCCTGGTGAGCGAAGAAGAGTACCGGCAGCAGGTGGACTACGTGCGGCTGTTTCTTTCTGGCAAAGATCAGCAGGTATTGCACCAGCTGATTGAGCGTATGGAAGAAGCCAGCAAACTGCTTAATTTCGAAGAGGCGGCGCGCATTCGCGATCAAATTCAGGCCGTGCGCCGCGTCACTGAACGGCAGTTCGTGTCGGGCGACAGCGACGATCTGGACGTGATCGGCGTGGCGTTCGATGCCGGTATGGCGTGCCTGCATGTGCTGTTCATCCGTCAGGGCAAGGTGCTGGGCAGCCGCAGCTATTTCCCTAAAGTGCCGGGCGGCACGGATATGGGCGAGGTGGTGCAGACCTTTGTCGGCCAGTTCTATCTGCAAGGCAGCCAGGCGCGTACGCTGCCCGGCGAGATCCTGCTGGATTTCAGCCTGCCGGAAAAAGACCTGCTTGCGGAATCACTTTCCGAGTTGGCGGGGCGCAAGATCCAAATCCAAAGCAAACCGCGCGGCGATCGCGCCCGTTATCTGAAACTGGCGCGCACCAACGCGGCAACGGCGTTGACCACCAAGCTGTCGCAACAGTCGACGATCCATCAGCGGCTGGCGGAGTTGGCCAAAGTGCTGAACCTGACGGAAATCAACCGTATGGAGTGCTTCGATATCAGCCATACCATGGGTGAGCAGACCGTGGCTTCGTGCGTGGTGTTCGACGGAAACGGCCCCGTGCGAGCGGAGTATCGGCGTTACAATATCAGCGGCATCACTCCTGGCGATGACTACGCGGCGATGACGCAAGTGCTGAAGCGCCGTTACGGCAAAGCGCTGGAAGAGAAAAAGATCCCGGATGTCATCTTTATCGACGGCGGTAAAGGGCAGCTCGGCATGGCGATCGACGTATTCAAATCGCTGAATGTTACCTGGGACAAGAATAAGCCGCTGCTGATCGGCATCGCCAAAGGTGCCGACCGCAAGGCAGGGTTGGAAACGTTGTTCTTCGTCCCGGAAGGTGAAGGGATTTCTCTGCCGCCGGATTCGCCGGCGCTGCATGTGATCCAACACATCCGCGACGATTCGCACAATCATGCCATTACCGGTCACCGGCAGAGAAGGGCGAAAGTCAGAAATACCAGCGCATTGGAGCTGATTGAAGGCGTAGGGCCGAAACGGCGCCAGGTGCTGTTGAAGTATATGGGCGGACTGCAACCTTTGTTGAACGCCAGCGTGGAGGAAATTGCAAAAGTGCCGGGTATTTCACAAGCATTGGCAGAAAAGATCTACAATGCATTGAAACACTGA
- the uvrY gene encoding UvrY/SirA/GacA family response regulator transcription factor: MISVLLVDDHELVRAGIRRILEDIKGIKVVGEAQCGEDAVKWCRGNAVDIVLMDMNMPGIGGLEATRKIVRYAPDVKVIMLTIHTENPLPAKVMQAGAAGYLSKGAAPQEVINALRSVHAGQRYIASDIAQQMALSQLEPQAETPFSCLSERELQIMLMITKGKKVNEISEQLSLSPKTVNSYRYRMFSKLNISGDVELTHLAIRHGLFNAETLLSSE; this comes from the coding sequence TTGATTAGCGTTCTTCTTGTTGATGACCACGAACTGGTGCGCGCAGGGATACGACGCATTCTTGAAGATATCAAAGGTATAAAAGTTGTCGGTGAGGCTCAGTGCGGTGAAGACGCCGTAAAATGGTGCCGTGGCAACGCTGTCGATATCGTGCTGATGGACATGAATATGCCGGGCATTGGCGGGCTGGAAGCCACGCGCAAGATTGTGCGTTATGCACCCGACGTCAAAGTCATCATGTTGACCATCCATACTGAAAATCCTTTGCCCGCGAAGGTGATGCAGGCGGGTGCCGCCGGTTACCTGAGCAAGGGCGCCGCGCCGCAGGAAGTGATTAACGCCTTGCGTTCCGTGCATGCCGGGCAGCGCTATATCGCGTCTGATATCGCCCAGCAGATGGCCCTGAGTCAGTTGGAACCGCAGGCTGAAACGCCGTTCAGCTGCTTGTCTGAACGCGAGTTACAGATCATGTTGATGATCACCAAAGGCAAAAAAGTGAATGAGATCTCGGAGCAACTGAGTCTCAGCCCGAAAACGGTGAACAGCTACCGTTACCGCATGTTCAGCAAACTGAATATCAGCGGCGACGTCGAATTGACTCACCTGGCCATCCGACATGGATTGTTCAATGCGGAGACGTTGTTAAGCAGTGAATGA